The genomic DNA AGGCGTCTCGCCGCAGGTGCCGGCGGCACGTGAGCGGATACGGCGGGCGGCTCGGTGGGCGCGGGCGGCGGGGTGTCGGGCAGCGGCGGCAGTTCGGATGTCAAGGTTCCCCCCAGGGATGTTCGGAGCTGGGATGTTAGCGCCAGATGATGTTGAAATACATGGGCCGGTTGAAGATTCACCAGTTCGGGACCGGTGAGACGTACCCCCCGGCAACGTGCCAGCCGGGGGCTCGTGCGGCTGGTCAGGCAGCCGGTTGCGGCAACTTCAGAAATCCGTGGGGGAACGGCTCGTGTTCGATGTCGCGTAGGTTCGGGTCGCAGAACCGACTGAGGAACCCATCCGAAATGGATCTCCCCAAATTCTCCCCAGCGATATTGGATCATGAGTTTGGCGGCCGTCCGAACGGGCTGGATGGCCGCCTCCTCGCCTCACTCCGAAGGCTCGTTCCTCCAGTTCAGGGCGTGTACACCGTGGGCCTGGGGGCCGTCGCCATGTCGTTTCCGAGGAAGAAGCTCGGGTGCGGTGGCTGGTTGTAGGCCGTGTTCTGCCAGGCCAGAGCTGTGCGGTACTGCGTGTCGTGCAGCAGGGTCGTGATCTTCGTGCTCGTCTCGTACGGCGTGGAGTAGATCCTGAGCGCCGTGTTGTCGGTCGTCGGCCAGACGACCTCCTCGCGCCAGTCGCCGAGAAGGTCGCCCGACAGGGACGGGGTGGCCTTGGTGCTGTTGTCGGAGTGGACGCCCGAGCCGGTCAGCAGGCGGGTGTCGGACGCGGTGCCGTACTTGTCGATGTGGGTGTCGTCGAGGAGTTCGCGGACGGTGTCGCCGTCCCACCAGGACAGGAAGTTGATGCTGCCCGGCTTGCGGCTCGCCACCACGGCGCCCTGCGGGCTGCGGACACCGTCGGCGCGGGACGACCAGGACTCGGCGCCGGCGCTGCCCGCCCAGACGTCCCCGGACACGCCCCGGCCGTTGTCGCCGTTGGCCGCCGTCGACCACAGGATCGCGCCGGTCCCGGCATCGGCCATCCAGGACGACGGCTTGGAGGAGTCCTCGTCCACCTTGAACTCCTCGAGGCCGGCCCGGGAGGGGTCCAGGTCGCCGACGTGCAGGGCGTCGCCATGGCCGTTCTTCGTGGTCCACAGGCCGGAGCCGTTGTCGTCCACGGCCATCGAGCCGTACACGATCTCGTCCTTGCCGTCGGCGTCGACGTCCGCGACCGACAACTGGTGGTTGCCCTGGCCGTCGTACCCCTTGCCGCTGTTGGTCGAGGAGGTGGTGTCGAAGGTCCAGCGGCGGGTGAAGGCGCCGCCCCGCCAGTCCCAGGCCGCGAGGACCGTCCGGGTGTAGTAGCCGCGCGCCATGATCAGGGACGGCCGGGAGCCGTCCAGGTACGCCGTCCCCGCGAGGAACCGGTCGACCCGGTTGCCGTACGAGTCACCCCAGGAGGAGACCGTGCCGCGGGCCGGGACGTAGTCGACGGTGCCCATCGCCGCGCCGGTCCGGCCGTTGAACATGGTCAGGTACTCGGGGCCCGACAGCACGTACCCGCTGGCGTTCCGGTAGTCGGCGGACGAGCTGCCGATCACCGTGCCCCGGCCGTCCGTCGTCCCGTCCCCCGTCTTCATGGCGACCTCGGCCTTGCCGTCGCCGTCGTAGTCGTACACCTGGAACTGGGTGTAGTGCGCGCCCGAGCGGATGTTGCGGCCCAGGTCGACGCGCCACAGCCGGGTGCCGTCGAGTTTGATGCCGTCGACGACGGTGTTGCCGGTGTAGCCGGACTGGGAGTTGTCCTTGGCGTTGGTGGGCTGCCACTTGAGGACGAAGTCGAGTTGCCCGTCGCCGTCGAGGTCGCCGACGGAGGCGTCGTTGGCCTCGTAGGTGTAGGCGACGCCGTCGGGGGTGGTGCCGCCC from Streptomyces avermitilis MA-4680 = NBRC 14893 includes the following:
- a CDS encoding rhamnogalacturonan lyase, yielding MTAAAVLTAAGLTTLATGPAQAATARQVEALDRGVVSVHTDSGNLVSWRWLGTDQNDVSFNVYRAGALVNATPITGSTNYFHSGAPAQADYTVRAIVGGVEQADSVHAVQFRTGYKDVPLTPPAGGTTPDGVAYTYEANDASVGDLDGDGQLDFVLKWQPTNAKDNSQSGYTGNTVVDGIKLDGTRLWRVDLGRNIRSGAHYTQFQVYDYDGDGKAEVAMKTGDGTTDGRGTVIGSSSADYRNASGYVLSGPEYLTMFNGRTGAAMGTVDYVPARGTVSSWGDSYGNRVDRFLAGTAYLDGSRPSLIMARGYYTRTVLAAWDWRGGAFTRRWTFDTTSSTNSGKGYDGQGNHQLSVADVDADGKDEIVYGSMAVDDNGSGLWTTKNGHGDALHVGDLDPSRAGLEEFKVDEDSSKPSSWMADAGTGAILWSTAANGDNGRGVSGDVWAGSAGAESWSSRADGVRSPQGAVVASRKPGSINFLSWWDGDTVRELLDDTHIDKYGTASDTRLLTGSGVHSDNSTKATPSLSGDLLGDWREEVVWPTTDNTALRIYSTPYETSTKITTLLHDTQYRTALAWQNTAYNQPPHPSFFLGNDMATAPRPTVYTP